In Xenorhabdus nematophila ATCC 19061, one DNA window encodes the following:
- a CDS encoding IS110 family transposase, with the protein MEQVYYCGIDIAKSKFDCAIRLNNGKYKDKVFKNESEGFSTFINWLAHHGFSHVHICMEATGIYWEAFAEYLADKGLTVSVINPAQIKAFSISLLVRSKTDRGDARVISDFCFERKPAAWLAPSASEQSLRALVLRLESLQKMRTQENNRLHVARENVTKSLTDHIAWLNNEIEILQGDMLLLINGNAEMKQKKTLLESIPGLGVQTAAVLLSFGIHPGRFVNARQAAAYAGVDPRLNQSGSSVKGRPRLSKTGHAFLRKSLYMPAMTTLFRTAWGKHFYARLTAAGKAPKLIIGAMMRKLIHVAFGVLKTEKSFDQSLHGV; encoded by the coding sequence ATGGAACAGGTTTATTACTGTGGTATTGATATTGCTAAAAGCAAGTTTGATTGCGCAATTCGCCTGAATAATGGAAAGTATAAAGATAAAGTATTCAAAAATGAATCTGAAGGATTTAGTACTTTTATCAACTGGCTGGCTCATCATGGTTTCAGTCATGTCCATATCTGTATGGAGGCGACGGGGATTTACTGGGAAGCGTTTGCTGAATATCTGGCAGATAAAGGTTTGACCGTCAGCGTGATTAATCCTGCGCAAATCAAAGCGTTCAGCATATCTTTACTGGTCAGAAGCAAGACCGATCGGGGAGATGCCCGAGTGATCAGTGATTTTTGTTTCGAACGAAAACCGGCAGCATGGCTGGCACCTTCTGCTTCAGAACAGAGTCTACGGGCTCTGGTATTAAGACTGGAATCTTTGCAAAAGATGCGAACGCAGGAGAACAACCGCCTCCATGTAGCGAGAGAGAATGTCACTAAAAGCCTTACAGACCATATCGCATGGCTTAATAATGAAATCGAGATATTGCAGGGTGACATGTTGCTTCTGATTAACGGAAATGCAGAGATGAAACAGAAGAAAACACTGCTGGAAAGCATCCCCGGGCTGGGTGTGCAAACTGCGGCTGTATTGTTGTCTTTTGGTATTCATCCGGGTCGTTTTGTCAATGCGCGGCAGGCAGCTGCCTATGCAGGTGTTGATCCCCGGCTGAATCAATCTGGCAGTAGTGTGAAGGGGCGACCGCGATTATCCAAAACAGGACATGCATTTTTACGCAAATCCCTTTATATGCCAGCAATGACAACACTTTTTAGAACGGCGTGGGGGAAGCATTTTTATGCCCGTCTTACCGCTGCCGGAAAGGCACCAAAGCTAATAATCGGAGCCATGATGCGCAAGCTCATCCACGTTGCGTTTGGGGTTCTTAAAACAGAGAAAAGCTTCGATCAAAGCTTACATGGCGTTTG
- a CDS encoding IS630 transposase-related protein, whose translation MGYSLDFRKRVLAYKDKHSLTFEQTSTHFEVSIRTLFRWCNKIEPCMTRDKPPTKISDETLIADVKNYPDDDQWERAKRLGVSQSAVHYALKRLKITVKKNAQTSRR comes from the coding sequence ATGGGTTACAGTCTGGATTTCCGAAAAAGAGTACTGGCATACAAGGACAAGCATTCGTTGACGTTCGAGCAAACGAGTACCCACTTTGAGGTCTCTATCCGCACTCTGTTTCGGTGGTGCAATAAAATAGAACCCTGTATGACACGTGATAAACCGCCCACGAAAATCAGTGATGAGACACTTATCGCCGATGTCAAAAATTATCCCGATGATGATCAATGGGAAAGAGCAAAACGTCTGGGTGTCTCACAATCGGCTGTCCATTACGCCCTGAAACGACTCAAAATAACCGTCAAAAAAAACGCACAAACATCCCGCCGCTGA
- a CDS encoding tyrosine-type recombinase/integrase, whose translation MLHTAETLSWEALLEEYFFSHILRPDTEWSYCKVTRGFIRFMGEAASPAQITHRDVLWWRRHLLVEKKQSSHTWNNKVAHLRAIFNFGMERKLLSHTENPFNNAVVKKEKKKKKILSQSQITLINLLMGKFAEEERTEVTPRGGRCALYPTWYWSTVLATLRFTGMRQNQLLHLRLRDINLESNYIELGLEGSKNHSEWEIPIIPPLKPRLAKLVERAIAAGAKANDPIFDLSRLSVPHPSRLSRYKYDINREKQQLRSFFRRLSKECDFAVSPHRFRHTLATTLMKSPDRNLPLVKRLLGHRNVATTMEYIDLDMEVTGKALERELGVYTDFADEHE comes from the coding sequence ATGTTGCACACAGCAGAAACCCTCAGTTGGGAAGCGCTATTAGAAGAGTACTTTTTTTCACATATCCTGAGACCGGATACCGAGTGGAGTTATTGCAAGGTCACACGGGGTTTTATCCGGTTTATGGGGGAAGCGGCATCACCGGCGCAGATCACTCATCGAGATGTGTTGTGGTGGCGGCGCCATCTTTTGGTGGAGAAAAAGCAGTCGAGCCATACCTGGAATAATAAGGTGGCTCACCTGCGGGCCATTTTTAATTTCGGCATGGAGCGAAAACTGCTGTCTCACACCGAAAACCCGTTTAACAACGCGGTGGTTAAAAAAGAGAAGAAAAAGAAGAAGATTTTGAGTCAATCGCAGATAACCCTTATTAATCTGTTAATGGGAAAGTTTGCTGAAGAGGAAAGAACCGAGGTTACCCCACGGGGAGGGCGTTGTGCCCTGTATCCGACCTGGTATTGGTCAACGGTACTGGCGACATTGCGCTTTACGGGGATGCGTCAGAACCAGTTACTGCACCTGCGTCTGCGGGATATTAACCTGGAAAGCAATTATATTGAACTGGGGCTGGAAGGCAGTAAAAACCACAGTGAATGGGAAATCCCGATTATCCCGCCGCTCAAACCCCGGCTGGCAAAATTAGTGGAAAGGGCGATTGCTGCCGGCGCTAAAGCCAATGATCCGATTTTCGATCTCAGTCGGTTAAGTGTGCCGCACCCAAGCCGGCTTTCCCGTTACAAATATGATATCAACCGGGAAAAACAACAGCTCCGTTCTTTCTTTCGCCGGCTATCCAAAGAGTGTGATTTTGCGGTCTCACCCCACCGTTTTCGTCATACGTTGGCGACGACCCTGATGAAATCGCCGGATCGTAATCTGCCGCTGGTGAAACGATTACTGGGGCACCGTAATGTGGCGACGACGATGGAATACATTGATCTTGATATGGAAGTGACGGGCAAAGCCCTGGAGCGGGAACTGGGGGTGTATACTGATTTTGCTGATGAGCATGAATAA
- a CDS encoding ParA family protein has product MIILPIISPKGGEGKSTHAANLAGFFADAGLRVLLIDADYSQPTASSVFPLNYEAPAGLYELLMQTVDLHQPEQIISRSAINNLDVLISNDPDELLPTAMLHAPDGRLRLRNILQHPLFSQYDIIFIDSKGATGVMSELVVLAATQGVLGVIKPILPDVREFLRGTLRMLTRLRPFENYGIRLPAIRILVNGIEGTNLDRDTLSELADIINNQRYDSAALGGRQVYQLLETRIDLLDIYKLGHVRAQPVHRLEYKTTRKSPAAAQTMHRLACELVPLWAEKFDAVLTAQPTGDAQ; this is encoded by the coding sequence ATGATAATTCTTCCCATAATTTCCCCCAAAGGGGGCGAAGGTAAATCGACTCACGCCGCCAATCTGGCTGGCTTTTTTGCCGATGCCGGTTTACGCGTTCTCCTGATTGATGCGGATTACTCGCAACCCACGGCCAGCAGTGTTTTTCCCCTGAACTATGAAGCGCCCGCCGGTTTGTATGAGTTGCTGATGCAAACGGTGGATCTGCACCAGCCTGAGCAGATCATTTCCCGTTCGGCCATCAACAATCTGGATGTGCTGATCTCCAACGATCCGGATGAGCTTCTGCCAACGGCAATGCTGCACGCGCCCGACGGGCGTTTACGCCTGCGCAATATCCTGCAACATCCCCTCTTCAGTCAGTACGATATTATTTTCATTGATTCCAAAGGGGCGACCGGCGTGATGAGCGAGCTGGTTGTACTGGCGGCCACGCAGGGCGTACTGGGGGTTATCAAGCCTATTTTACCCGACGTCCGCGAGTTCCTGCGTGGCACCCTGCGGATGCTGACCCGGCTCCGGCCCTTTGAAAACTACGGTATCCGGCTGCCGGCTATCCGGATACTGGTCAACGGGATTGAAGGAACGAATCTTGACCGGGATACGCTGAGTGAACTGGCCGACATTATCAATAATCAACGCTATGATTCTGCCGCACTGGGCGGCAGGCAGGTTTACCAGCTGCTGGAAACCCGGATAGATCTGCTGGATATCTACAAACTGGGGCATGTCCGTGCCCAGCCCGTGCATCGCCTTGAGTATAAAACCACCCGAAAAAGCCCGGCTGCCGCGCAAACCATGCACCGCCTTGCCTGTGAGCTGGTGCCCTTATGGGCGGAAAAATTCGACGCAGTATTGACTGCGCAACCGACGGGGGATGCGCAATGA
- the dnaB-PI gene encoding SPI-7-type island replicative DNA helicase: MGMTHEQLKVISEEAPSYAYAEVGVLGGLVLENERWDSVVQLLVADDFYFPAHRIIFQAIAELSEKNCPFDLITLTDRLTQRGHIDRAGGFAYVAEVSKNTPSAANIEEYARIVAEKSRLRQLMALGKSLSADVFQPNIQSDTLIEQAERQLFTLAEKGSTRQHQEMTLLQGADSLIAHLERIQGSQGITGTPTGFQDLDEKTCGLQAGDLILLAARPSMGKTALGLACCLGALRHRDDAVVQIFSLEMPTAQLMLRLTAMEGGVSLSALRSGMLDDEQWGRISQSLDQFARWDQRLVIDDCSHQTPALLRARARRYTRKYGKPALIMVDYLQLMCAPGQENRTQEIADISRNLKALGKELGCPVLALSQLNRQVESRADKRPNNGDLRDSGSLEQDADLILHLYRDEVYHPDTPDTGIAEIIIGKPRQGPTGVVRVGFDGQYTRFSDLSADSDGYGG, encoded by the coding sequence ATGGGAATGACGCATGAACAATTGAAGGTCATCAGCGAAGAGGCACCCAGCTATGCGTATGCCGAAGTCGGGGTACTGGGTGGTCTGGTGCTGGAGAATGAGCGCTGGGATAGCGTTGTCCAGCTATTGGTTGCCGACGATTTTTATTTTCCGGCACACCGGATAATATTTCAGGCCATCGCTGAACTGAGCGAAAAAAACTGTCCGTTCGACCTGATCACCCTGACCGACAGGCTGACCCAGCGCGGGCACATCGACCGGGCGGGTGGGTTTGCCTATGTGGCGGAAGTGAGTAAGAACACACCGAGCGCGGCCAATATTGAGGAATACGCCCGTATTGTGGCGGAAAAAAGCCGGTTACGTCAGTTAATGGCGCTGGGAAAATCCCTCAGCGCTGACGTTTTTCAGCCGAATATTCAGTCAGATACCCTGATAGAACAGGCAGAACGTCAGTTGTTTACTCTGGCTGAAAAAGGTTCGACCCGCCAGCATCAGGAAATGACCCTGTTGCAGGGTGCAGACAGCCTGATTGCCCATCTGGAGCGAATACAAGGCTCACAGGGAATAACCGGCACACCGACCGGATTTCAGGATCTTGATGAAAAAACCTGCGGCTTGCAGGCCGGTGATCTCATTTTGCTGGCTGCCCGCCCTTCGATGGGAAAAACCGCACTGGGGCTGGCCTGTTGCCTGGGTGCCCTGCGACACCGGGATGATGCGGTGGTACAGATTTTCAGTCTGGAAATGCCGACAGCACAACTGATGCTGCGTCTCACCGCCATGGAAGGCGGGGTTTCTCTGAGCGCCCTGCGCAGCGGGATGCTGGATGATGAGCAGTGGGGGCGCATCAGCCAGAGCCTGGATCAGTTTGCCCGCTGGGATCAGCGTCTGGTGATTGATGATTGCAGTCACCAGACGCCCGCACTATTACGTGCCCGTGCCCGCCGCTATACCCGCAAATACGGTAAACCCGCCCTGATTATGGTTGACTACCTCCAGCTGATGTGTGCCCCCGGACAGGAAAACCGGACGCAGGAAATTGCCGACATCTCCCGTAACCTGAAAGCGTTAGGCAAAGAACTGGGCTGCCCGGTACTGGCGCTGTCCCAGCTTAACCGTCAGGTCGAGAGCCGCGCCGATAAACGCCCCAATAACGGCGACCTGCGTGATTCCGGCTCACTGGAGCAGGACGCCGACCTGATACTGCATCTCTATCGCGATGAAGTTTATCACCCGGACACCCCCGATACGGGTATCGCCGAAATCATTATTGGTAAGCCGCGTCAGGGCCCAACGGGCGTGGTTCGTGTGGGATTTGACGGCCAATATACGCGGTTTTCGGACTTATCCGCAGACAGTGATGGTTACGGGGGGTAA
- a CDS encoding DUF2857 domain-containing protein, with protein sequence MNHLSQATNSLLLQLVMDLKNGYIRRCEALGLAPSEMLMLQSLTIEDLHYLGNSPVSVLSVQIHHANLARILHQARIEQQRIQRIDRALALSGSIDLMHYFFGLSSLEVAARRRIAGIAVKSGRVSVLTEAESRDLWQRWQAAKMRDADSADGLDIMMDVAEHHDISLTSVWNAVKEWQQQGASGSVSVKKQG encoded by the coding sequence ATGAATCATTTATCGCAAGCGACCAACAGCCTGCTGTTGCAGTTGGTGATGGATTTGAAGAACGGCTATATCCGCCGTTGCGAAGCACTGGGGCTGGCCCCCTCGGAGATGCTGATGTTACAGAGTCTGACGATTGAGGATTTGCATTATCTGGGCAACAGCCCGGTATCGGTGCTGAGTGTGCAGATTCATCACGCCAATCTGGCCCGCATCCTGCATCAGGCGCGTATCGAACAGCAGCGGATACAACGCATTGACCGGGCACTGGCACTCAGCGGATCGATTGACCTGATGCACTATTTTTTTGGCCTGTCCAGTCTGGAGGTAGCGGCGCGCCGGCGTATTGCCGGTATTGCCGTGAAGTCAGGGCGGGTTTCGGTGCTGACGGAAGCGGAAAGCCGTGACCTGTGGCAGCGCTGGCAGGCGGCAAAGATGAGGGATGCGGACAGTGCCGACGGGCTGGATATCATGATGGACGTGGCGGAGCATCATGATATTTCGCTGACGTCCGTCTGGAATGCCGTCAAAGAATGGCAGCAACAGGGTGCATCCGGATCGGTCTCTGTGAAAAAACAGGGATAA
- a CDS encoding STY4528 family pathogenicity island replication protein, giving the protein MITLSADSLIAHTMAKMKSRLEQRTGDDVSQLRSGLLFMGNIQDAYPRRLLLDDRLSPLDKTGWMMIRLYAQQNEGAVFPSYDELQVLLASPYKGKASRETVSRVLLMLRITGWLSLCKRIRDEHGRVRGNIYAQHDEPLTCRDAEILDPHWLDTVAEACRSKNRTISQTAWDVLTDITEDPLMRHRHSHIRLLEERLNAVQTPQQSVMRQRIQSGLQPEEMQTELREMKPDSETELRQKEGQTKRNSVSELSIKSSGYSDSVKPNRYVRSFTQNVNKKTYVNPPSAIFLPEGLCRQLEPEDVTMLTGQLQALPAEQAQTVLGCLDKALRAGKIGNPVGWLLAMMKRAREGKLYAQAEPPIATPDPAKTQAEFIRETECPVLPSSQAHVRNVVKDIRQRLTLARYQQ; this is encoded by the coding sequence ATGATAACCCTGTCAGCAGACAGTTTAATTGCCCACACCATGGCCAAAATGAAAAGCCGTCTGGAACAACGTACCGGCGATGACGTTTCACAGCTGCGCAGTGGTCTGCTGTTTATGGGGAATATTCAGGATGCCTATCCCCGTCGCCTGTTACTGGATGATCGTCTGTCACCGCTGGATAAAACGGGCTGGATGATGATCCGTTTGTATGCGCAACAAAATGAAGGGGCGGTTTTCCCCAGCTACGATGAATTGCAGGTGCTGCTGGCTTCACCCTATAAAGGCAAAGCCTCCCGTGAAACCGTCAGCCGGGTATTACTGATGCTGCGAATAACCGGCTGGCTGAGTTTATGCAAGCGTATCCGCGATGAGCACGGGCGGGTGCGGGGCAATATCTATGCGCAACACGATGAACCGCTGACCTGCCGTGATGCTGAAATTCTCGATCCTCACTGGCTGGATACCGTGGCAGAAGCCTGTCGCAGTAAAAACCGCACTATCAGCCAGACAGCCTGGGATGTCCTGACTGACATTACAGAAGATCCGCTGATGCGCCATCGTCACAGTCATATCCGTTTGCTGGAAGAACGGCTGAATGCGGTACAAACGCCGCAGCAAAGTGTGATGCGCCAGCGGATTCAGTCAGGTCTGCAACCGGAAGAGATGCAAACCGAACTCAGGGAAATGAAACCGGATTCGGAAACCGAACTGAGACAAAAAGAGGGGCAGACTAAGCGGAATTCGGTATCCGAACTCAGTATAAAATCATCAGGTTACAGTGATTCCGTTAAACCGAACCGTTATGTACGTTCTTTTACACAGAATGTGAATAAAAAAACATACGTAAATCCACCCTCCGCTATTTTTCTGCCAGAAGGGCTTTGCCGACAACTGGAGCCGGAAGATGTGACCATGCTGACCGGTCAATTACAGGCACTGCCCGCTGAACAGGCACAAACCGTATTGGGCTGTCTGGACAAAGCGCTGCGCGCAGGCAAAATCGGCAATCCGGTCGGCTGGCTGCTGGCGATGATGAAACGGGCACGGGAGGGAAAACTGTATGCACAAGCTGAACCCCCTATTGCGACGCCTGACCCTGCAAAAACGCAGGCTGAGTTCATCCGGGAAACTGAATGTCCGGTTTTACCTTCCTCACAAGCTCATGTGCGCAATGTCGTGAAAGATATCCGTCAGCGACTGACGCTGGCGAGGTATCAACAATAA
- a CDS encoding PFL_4669 family integrating conjugative element protein: MSEPDEKTAPSPPRRVGALKSALTIELHTHYAIRLWEGRKKEDLTGRRQYPDIIGMPQVIKRAGTISVDAAADNPYADSWLIKLEQALVTASASLQQSIATLQETLNALPAQITLSSVSSVEPLNIGVYSHSPLGYRCVWLLVGFDQLAMKTFQAFHYGFISRSERDALLHNGSRVIRQIYGLVRSYRPLKVTRADIEEKTPAGLEAIKWLGEPDPDILSGRLRSDFSPPLRTVIQNEERG; this comes from the coding sequence ATGTCTGAACCTGATGAAAAAACCGCACCGTCGCCACCCCGTCGTGTCGGTGCACTGAAATCCGCATTAACCATTGAACTGCACACCCACTACGCGATCCGCCTCTGGGAAGGCCGTAAAAAAGAAGACCTCACCGGCCGTCGTCAATACCCGGACATTATCGGCATGCCGCAGGTGATTAAACGCGCCGGCACCATCAGTGTGGATGCCGCTGCCGATAACCCGTATGCCGACAGCTGGCTGATTAAACTGGAACAGGCATTGGTGACGGCGTCGGCCAGTCTTCAGCAGAGTATTGCCACCTTGCAGGAGACGCTGAATGCCCTGCCGGCACAGATTACGTTATCCTCCGTCTCTTCCGTCGAACCGCTGAATATCGGCGTCTACAGTCATTCTCCGCTGGGTTACCGCTGTGTCTGGTTGCTGGTAGGTTTCGACCAGCTGGCGATGAAAACCTTTCAGGCCTTTCATTACGGTTTTATCTCCCGTTCAGAGCGGGATGCGTTGCTGCATAACGGCAGCCGGGTGATCCGCCAGATTTATGGTCTGGTGCGTTCGTACCGTCCCCTGAAGGTGACCCGCGCAGATATTGAGGAAAAAACGCCGGCAGGTCTTGAAGCCATTAAATGGCTGGGCGAACCGGATCCCGATATTCTGTCGGGCCGGTTGCGTTCTGATTTTTCACCGCCCCTGCGCACGGTTATTCAGAATGAAGAAAGGGGGTGA
- a CDS encoding DNA topoisomerase III — translation MPLYLCEKPSQARDIARVLGVKQRGQGYLFGDSIIVTWAIGHLLEMAAPEHYGEQFGPPWRMEPLPVLPAQWQWTVKKETADQFAVIRQLLKQADEVIIATDADREGEVIARELLEYCRFTGPVRRLWLSALDETSIRQALAAILPGEKTESLWQAGLGRARADWLMGINLTRLYTLKAQAQGFGEVLSIGRVQTPTLALVVNRDNDIARFEPKPYWQVVATLQKDGIGFRVKWLPAPDDCDEEKRCIKEDIAHSVVQCCQEAQNAVVTELTQKREKTPPPLCFDLGMLQQVASRQWGMGAGQVLTIAQSLYEIHKATTYPRTDCGYLPVSMREDIPAVFTALTRTDPAMNAIISQLDASTLSRVWNDSQITAHHAIIPTRHPFDMTKLTADELKVYQLIRQYYLAQFLPAQETDVTDVTFTIGGQVFQATGRVSVVTGWKALFADEKQAQDQDGNTALPVLKKAETCPVIRAEIQPRQTRPPAPFTEGTLIAAMKNAAAFIHDPQLKKVLRENAGLGTEATRAGIIEALFKRRLLARKKKNLHATQLAQELIAGLPDVLTHPGMTALWEQSLDDIARGRTTLDGFMQKQAQWLAHLVEKGKTQPIRFTLPKTPACPRCGGPMQKRAGKTTPFWGCTRYPACKGMLNANAVIGSRKTRRGNSPD, via the coding sequence ATGCCACTGTATTTATGTGAAAAACCCTCTCAGGCCAGAGATATCGCCCGGGTGCTGGGCGTGAAGCAGCGCGGACAGGGTTATCTCTTTGGCGACAGTATTATTGTCACCTGGGCTATCGGGCATTTGCTGGAAATGGCCGCGCCGGAGCACTATGGCGAACAATTCGGCCCGCCGTGGCGCATGGAACCCCTGCCGGTGCTGCCTGCACAATGGCAGTGGACGGTGAAGAAAGAGACCGCCGATCAGTTTGCGGTGATCAGACAATTACTGAAACAGGCTGACGAAGTGATTATCGCCACCGATGCTGACCGTGAAGGGGAAGTGATTGCCCGGGAACTGCTGGAGTATTGCCGTTTCACCGGTCCCGTCAGACGGCTGTGGCTGTCTGCGCTGGATGAAACCAGTATCCGGCAGGCACTGGCCGCGATATTACCGGGGGAGAAAACCGAGTCACTCTGGCAGGCCGGACTCGGACGGGCACGGGCGGACTGGCTGATGGGAATAAACCTGACCCGCCTGTATACCCTGAAAGCGCAGGCACAGGGATTTGGTGAGGTGCTGTCCATCGGCCGGGTACAGACGCCGACACTGGCACTGGTCGTGAACCGTGATAACGATATCGCCCGGTTTGAGCCAAAGCCCTACTGGCAGGTGGTGGCCACATTGCAAAAAGATGGCATTGGCTTTCGGGTTAAATGGCTGCCTGCGCCCGACGACTGCGATGAAGAAAAACGCTGTATTAAGGAAGATATCGCTCATAGTGTGGTTCAGTGCTGTCAGGAGGCACAAAATGCTGTGGTCACTGAACTCACGCAGAAACGGGAAAAAACCCCGCCGCCGCTCTGTTTTGATTTGGGGATGCTCCAGCAGGTAGCCTCCCGTCAATGGGGAATGGGGGCCGGTCAGGTACTGACGATTGCCCAGTCGTTGTATGAAATCCATAAAGCGACCACCTACCCGCGCACGGATTGCGGTTATCTGCCGGTTTCAATGCGGGAAGATATTCCGGCCGTGTTCACCGCACTGACCCGTACCGATCCTGCGATGAATGCCATTATCAGCCAGCTGGATGCCAGCACTCTCTCCCGAGTCTGGAATGACAGCCAAATCACGGCGCACCATGCCATTATTCCGACCCGCCATCCCTTTGATATGACGAAACTGACCGCGGATGAATTAAAGGTCTATCAGTTGATCCGCCAGTATTATCTGGCGCAGTTTCTGCCCGCGCAGGAAACGGATGTGACTGATGTGACATTCACTATCGGCGGGCAGGTATTTCAGGCGACAGGGCGGGTCAGTGTGGTGACGGGCTGGAAGGCACTGTTTGCCGATGAAAAACAGGCACAGGATCAGGATGGCAATACCGCCCTGCCGGTACTGAAAAAAGCGGAAACCTGCCCGGTGATCCGTGCGGAAATACAGCCCCGGCAAACCCGGCCGCCTGCGCCTTTTACCGAAGGTACACTGATTGCAGCCATGAAAAATGCCGCTGCGTTTATCCACGATCCGCAGCTTAAAAAAGTGCTGCGGGAAAATGCCGGGCTGGGCACGGAGGCCACCCGGGCAGGTATCATTGAAGCCCTGTTTAAACGCCGGTTACTGGCGCGAAAAAAGAAAAACCTGCATGCAACGCAGCTGGCGCAGGAGCTGATAGCCGGGCTGCCGGATGTCCTGACTCATCCGGGTATGACCGCACTCTGGGAACAGTCACTGGACGACATTGCCCGGGGCCGGACCACACTGGATGGCTTTATGCAGAAACAGGCACAGTGGCTGGCGCATTTAGTGGAAAAGGGCAAAACACAGCCGATCCGGTTTACCCTGCCGAAAACCCCGGCGTGCCCGCGCTGTGGCGGCCCGATGCAAAAACGGGCGGGAAAAACAACCCCGTTCTGGGGCTGCACCCGCTATCCGGCATGCAAAGGGATGCTGAACGCTAACGCGGTGATCGGCTCCCGAAAAACCCGGCGGGGAAATTCGCCGGACTGA
- a CDS encoding STY4534 family ICE replication protein, translating into MSENTASLTKNDYFNLNIKGLGYLNNIRHVSTASGTFLSCVINALNGPSDNPVYVRFDITVVGKEATSLIGRCQKSVDEDKKVLLGFTLSNPSTDIFTLKRGDHAGEQRVSLKARLIKVDWIKIGQEKVYQAEQSDSMPPQNGITQKEYAENSF; encoded by the coding sequence ATGTCTGAGAACACCGCATCCTTAACCAAAAACGACTATTTCAACCTGAATATTAAAGGACTGGGCTATCTGAATAACATCCGCCATGTCAGCACCGCCAGTGGAACGTTCCTGAGCTGTGTGATCAATGCGCTGAATGGGCCGAGTGATAACCCGGTCTATGTGCGTTTTGATATTACCGTGGTCGGCAAGGAAGCGACCAGTCTGATCGGTCGTTGCCAGAAATCCGTAGACGAGGATAAAAAAGTGTTGCTGGGCTTCACGTTAAGTAATCCCTCGACCGATATCTTTACCCTGAAACGCGGAGATCATGCCGGTGAACAGCGCGTCAGCCTGAAAGCCCGTCTGATCAAGGTTGACTGGATTAAAATCGGTCAGGAGAAAGTGTATCAGGCCGAGCAATCCGACTCGATGCCGCCTCAGAACGGCATCACGCAAAAAGAATATGCAGAGAACTCTTTCTGA
- the ssb gene encoding single-stranded DNA-binding protein — MSSRGINKVILVGFLGQEPEIRYLPTGGTVATLSLATSENWKDKQTGELREKTEWHRVVIFGKLAEIAEEYLQKGTQVYIEGQLQTRKWQDNQGQDRYSTEVVVNVNGSMQMLGSRGDSKSMAPQQAGHKPAQKQPLPKSSNQERRNMQPVQVSVLPEEDETDWDSEIPF; from the coding sequence ATGTCTTCACGCGGAATCAACAAAGTGATTTTAGTGGGGTTTTTGGGGCAGGAGCCGGAAATCCGTTACCTGCCGACAGGGGGTACCGTGGCAACACTTTCACTGGCTACGTCAGAAAACTGGAAGGATAAACAAACCGGTGAACTGCGGGAAAAAACCGAATGGCACCGGGTGGTAATCTTCGGCAAGTTAGCAGAAATTGCCGAGGAATATTTGCAGAAAGGGACTCAGGTTTACATTGAAGGGCAACTGCAAACGCGTAAATGGCAGGATAATCAGGGCCAGGATCGCTATTCAACGGAAGTAGTGGTGAATGTGAATGGGTCGATGCAGATGCTGGGAAGTCGTGGGGATTCGAAGAGTATGGCACCTCAACAGGCAGGGCATAAGCCAGCACAAAAGCAGCCACTGCCTAAATCCTCTAATCAGGAAAGAAGAAACATGCAGCCGGTACAGGTTTCAGTTTTACCGGAAGAGGATGAAACCGACTGGGATTCGGAGATCCCGTTTTAA
- a CDS encoding IS630 transposase-related protein gives MGYSLDFRKRVLAYKDKHSLTFEQTSTHFEVSIRTLFRWCNKIEPCMTRDKPPTKISDETLIADVKNYPDDDQWERAKRLGVSQSAVHYALKRLKITVKKNAQTPRR, from the coding sequence ATGGGTTACAGTCTGGATTTCCGAAAAAGAGTACTGGCATACAAGGACAAGCATTCGTTGACGTTCGAGCAAACGAGTACCCACTTTGAGGTCTCTATCCGCACTCTGTTTCGGTGGTGCAATAAAATAGAACCCTGTATGACACGTGATAAACCGCCCACGAAAATCAGTGATGAGACACTTATCGCCGATGTCAAAAATTATCCCGATGATGATCAATGGGAAAGAGCAAAACGTCTGGGTGTCTCACAATCGGCTGTCCATTACGCCCTGAAACGACTCAAAATAACCGTCAAAAAAAACGCCCAAACACCCCGCCGCTGA